ATGATGATCACAGAATTTCTTAAAGGGGGGCCTCCAAATCCATCTATCAAAGTGCCCCCAACCAATGCCCGGATTTCTTGGGCCTGTGCCATAGAACTTAATGTTCCTAGAAATAATACCCAAATAATGATGATTGATCTGTTCATGAACGGTGCTTTAAGGTTAAAAGCTATAAATAAGTCCTGATTGTAGGGGACTGATTTTCAGGTCAAGGCTACCTCTTGATCTTTCAGAGCGGAATATCTCTTGGTTGTAGGTATTTACCGCACGCTGTACATTGACCCGATATCCCTGGTAATAACCTGTACCAAGCATAAATACCCCAAAGGATGACCAAAACATCGGTCCCCCTGCATCGGTAGTCCTTAAGAAGAAACTTGTGATCACACCCGCCCCGCCTATTGAAAGTAATGGGGTTGCCACCTTCTTTCTTTTGGTTGCTTTGTCAAAATGTACCTTTGGTTCAGGATAATTTTCAAAAATAATTTTCAAATCCTTATGGAAAAGATTTTTGTTTCCAACACTATATTGGTTTACAGAGCCAAAAAAATCATATTCTACATCTATCATCTGTTTACCCGTCTGTGCAAAAGCCGTAGCCACAAAAAAGACCGTGAGGATCGGAAAAAGAAAAGCTGTTTTCATTTTTTTTGGGGGGTAAAGTTCCATTAAAGATATCGATTTTTAACCTCTTTTGCTACCGCTTATAAGTTTAAAAAAACACTTTATTCCTTACCTTGTACCCTCAAAGAATGTACATTTCAAAGGTGATCATGAAAAAAGGAAAGCTGTTTTTAATACCTACTGTTTTGGCAGAGGATACTGCGGAGAAGGTCATTAATCAAGAAGTGAGGGATGTGGTCCGAAACGTAAGGTATTACTTGGTGGAAAATATCAGGACTGCAAGAAGGTATATCAGCAGCCTAAAGTTGGGGATAAACATTGAGGAGCTGCACTTTGAAGTGCTGGATAAGAAAACAAAAGAAACAGATTTATCCAGAATGATGCAGCCTTTATTTGAGGGGAATGATATTGGGGTCATGTCGGAGGCAGGTTGTCCGGGAATTGCCGATCCTGGATCGGCGGCAGTGGCATTTGCCCACCAAAAGGCAATAGAAGTCGTGCCACTAAGTGGGCCAAGTTCCATGTTTTTGGCATTGATGGGATCCGGTTTCAATGGGCAGTCTTTCGCTTTCCATGGTTATTTACCGATAGACAAAAAAGAAAGGATTCAGGCCATTAAAAACCTGGAAGCTGAATCTTTGAGACAGAAAAGGACCCAGATTTTTATGGAAACGCCCTTCAGGAACAATCAGTTGCTGGAAGATTTATTGCAACATCTTCATCCCAATACCCTCCTTTGTATTGCCAAAAATCTTACGGGAAAGGATGCGTTTATACAGACCAAGCGGGTCATGGAGTGGAAAAAGATCCCAATAGACCTTCATAAAGTTCCGGTTGTCTTTGTTTTGTCAGTAGGATAAAAGAAGAAAGCCCTTCAAAGTATGGTCTTGAAGGGCTTTTTAAAGTTTTAAGGATCGATCAGCACCCTGTAGGAATCATAGAGGATCATGATGTCATCTACGTAATTGACCGCTAAATGCCCTTTTGCATAGCCACTTTTGACCACAGGGTCACGGAAGTACTTAGGGTCATTTTTAAGCTGTAGGAATTTGGCGATGCTTTCCCAGCTTTGGGGATTTCCTCCATATTTGAGGGCTAGTTTCCAGGCGTCTTCCACATGGCCATGGCCAATATTATAAGAAGCCAGTATGACCTTGATTCGCTCGTTGGCTTCAGGGATTCTTTCTCTCCAGAATTTATCCAGGTATTTGAGGTAATTTACACCGCCCATTAGACTCTCCAGAGGATCATTTGGGTTTTCCACGCCAAAACGCTCCAGGGTGACGGGCATTAATTGTAAGAGTCCTACAGCACCGGCATAGGATGTGGCAGTGGTATCAAAACCCGATTCTTTGTAAACCAAAGATGCCAACAGGCGCCAATCCCAACCCAGTGCTTCAGCTCCTTTTTTGATGATATTGTCATAAGGGGAGATGGTATTCCCTGCTACAGAGGAAAAGGGACTGTTGTTCCTAAAATAACTGTTTTTAGAATCCTGAAAGTATTTGGCGTAAAGGGTGTTGATATAGCCGCTTTGGTTTTTCTTGGCTATCCAGGCATTTATGGCTTCTTCCAGTTGAGGGGCATTTTTTCTAACCGCCCAGGCCACGTCAGACTTAGGGCTAATTTCAAGGCTGATATCCAAATTATCATAATAAGTACTGCTGACCATGGCCTCAACCCGGTCAACTACCGTAAAATCAATTTCTTTTTTGATGACTTTCTGGATGAAGCTTTCATTGTCTCCCTTTCCTTCCTGAATGGAGAAGTTGATACCAAAGGCTTCTTGGATGTTATCCAATTGGGCTTTGTAGACCGCATCTTTGCGGATATGGATAACCCTATCCTGCAGTTCCCAAAAGTCTTTCACAGGATTCTTATCCTTTCTTTGGACAAGGACAGTGCCCATTTGACCGAGAGGTTCGGAGAATTTGGCCAGTTTCATCCTTGGTTCTGTGATTTCCAGGTTCATCGCAATGATATCTGCTTTTCCTTTGTTGAGCAGGTAAAAAGCCTCTTGGATATCAGTTTTGATGATCAGGTGTAACCGGACACCCAGCTCATTTGCCAGGTTTTTGAGTAATTCAAATTCATAGCCCATCCTTCTACCTCTGTAGATATAATAACTGGTAGATGAATTGTCCACGATGGCACGCAGGTATCCCCTTTTGACGATTTCATCAAGGTCAATTTCAACTGGGTTTTCCCAGTAGTTTTCCTGGGTTTCTTTTTTATCAATGAAAGTACATTGAAACCCAAAAAGTGAAATCACAAAAAAAACTAAAACTCCAACTAGGGCTTTTTTCATTCATTTAAGGTCCGAAAATCCGGACATGGTGAACACAATAGGTAAAAATAACAAATTTTATACCAAATAATATTCCGAGGCTGACAAAAATGCATTTATACCAAAAAAGCCATCCTTCTGATAATCAGGATGGCTTTTCGTAGGCTGACAATTTGACTTATTTCAAAACAAGAGAAAATCTGTTTTCCGCCCCCTGATAGAATATCCTTCCTGATAGGCGCATCAGTTCGATCTCCATTTCTTTGATGTTGAACAGGGCTGTTATCAACCTGTTCTCCGCAGTAAGCAGGTTAACCTGGGCATCCCGGAACTGTAGGTAATCAGCAATACCCAGCCTGAATCTTTCCAATGCTATATCTGCACTTTCCATGGCAACTTTATAGTTGGCAAATTCAATATCTAATAACTGCATGTTGGTATTATAGGTATTGTATGCCCTTTGGATATCAGACGCAAGCTGGATTTCAAATTGCTGCACAGCATATTCTGCATTGATCTTTTGGATCTTGGCATTTTGTATCCTTCTGTTCAGTGCAAAGCCATTGAATACATTGAATGAGGCTGTAAAACCATAATTGAAACCTTCTCTTTGGTTGAAAAGTAAGAAACCTGCATCGGATTTCAGGGTATTGTTATTGTAAGCAGCGTTAAGGTTGACAGAGGGCAGTCTTGAAGCCTGAATTTCCTTTAAACTCAAGAATGCCACGTTTTCATTTCTTTGGGCAATCAGGAAATCCTTATTGTGGAGGTATGCATTTTCCAGGAGATCATTCAAGATCAGGTTGTTTTCCACGACAATGGTATCCCGTACTGTTAATTTGGTATCAGGGGGCAGCGCCAGCAGTTCGTTTAAGTTGATCTGGGCATTTTTGATAGCCAATTCCTGATTGACCAATAAAGAACGGTCGGCATTGTAGTCTACTTGGGCTGTAAGAAAGTCCCTTTTACCTGCACCTCCCAATTCATAGCGCGCCTTTGCAATGTCCAATCGGGATTGAGAAAGTTCCAGGGTTGTTTCCAATACTTTTTGCCGCTGAAGTTCCAAGACCAGCCTATAATAAGCGGAGGCAATGGCTGCGACGGTATTCTCAACAGTAACCTTGGCCTGCAATTCACTCAATTCGGCTAATTTGCCTACTACTTTCATGGTATAAATGGCTTCCGGTCTTAAGCCAAAAACACCTACCAAGGAGTAGTTTTCATTATTGGTTTTTGCATCATTGATTCTGTTGGGTTCAGGGGAATTGACAAATTGCTGGGTAACGTCCTCATCGGAAAAGGCGCGCACAAAATTTGCATCGATCACAGGCATCAAAAAACTACCGGTCGTGATCTTCACCTCCCTTTCGGCAATGATCTGGTTATTGGCGGCAATTTTTACCCCAAAATTTCTGTCCAAACCCATTAAAATGGCTTTCTCCAGGTCGATTTTATCTTCTTCCTGTGCAAAAACAAAAGGCTGGCCTAGAAGGACCAAGGCCAGCATACAAAATATTCTTTTCATCAGACTCTCGCTAATCTTCCTTTTTTAGAAGTTAAATATGTATACACCGCTGGGATGACAAATAATGTCAGGATGGTTGAAAAGGCAAGACCACCTACTACTGCAACACCCATTGGCACCCGGCTTTCTGCACCGGCACCAAGGGCAAGAGCAATGGGCAGGATACCCAAAATAGTGGACAAGCTGGTCATCAGGATAGGCCTGAACCTGGCTTGGGCTGCACCTAAGATGGCTTCATCTACCGACATACCCTGTGCTTTTCTTTGGTTGGCAAATTCCACTATCAAGATACCGTTTTTGGTAACCAAGCCTATGAGCATGATAATACCGATTTGACTGAAGATATTCAGGGTAAAGTCAAATGCCCATAAGGAAAGCAATGCGCCAAACAAGGCCAAAGGAACCGTAAACATGATGGTCAAGGGGTCTTTGAAGCTTTCAAATTGTGCTGACAATACCAAATAAATCAGAATCAGGGCAAACAAGAATGCAAAGATCAAGCTGTTTGAACTGTCGCGGAACTCTTTGGAAAGACCGGCTAAGTCTGTGCTGTAAGTATCGTCCAGCACTTCTTCTGCAATCCTGTCCATTTCATCCAAGCCTGTGCCGAGGGTATAGCCCGGGGCCAATCCTGCTGAAATGGTTGCACTTACAAATCGGTTGAAACGGTACAATTGTGGAGGGGTGCTTTTTTCCTTGATCGTCACCAAGTTGTCCAATTGGATCAATTGACCATTGTCAGCCCTTACATACAACATCCTCAGGTTGACAGGTTCATTTCGGTCCGCCAATTGCATTTCACCCACTACCTGATACTGTTTGCCGTTCATAATGAAATATGCAAATCGCTGACCGGAATAAGAAAGCTGTAAAGTTCTGGCAATTTCCTGTACGGATACCCCAACGTTTCGGGCTTTTTCCCTATCGATTTCTACTTCAATTTCCGGCTTGGTGAATTTCAAATTAACGTCAGCAAAACTGAATACAGGGCTTTGATTGGCTTTTTCAAGGAAAGGTGGTATGACTTCCTTGAGTTTGTCCAATGTAGGTGCCTGGATGACATACTGTACCGGCAATCCGCCCCTTCTGTCCCCAATGGATGGAGGCTGTGTAGCAAATGCCCTAACTGAGGTGTAATTTCTCAGCATTCCCTGTACCTGATCGAAAATTTGCTGTTGGCTTCTTTCTCTTTCTGAGGCATCTTTTAGAATCAACCTCAAGAAACCGGAGTTTGTACTTGCCGTACCAAATCCCGGTGAAGTTACCGTAATGATACCTTCCCTTTCCTCCGGAGGGATCTTTTCCATGAAATCCCACAACATTTCGTCCAACACATTGTCCATGTAGCTGAAAGTAGCTCCTTCTGGACCCGTTAGGTTGACCCTCATCTCGCCCCGGTCTTCAATGGGAGATAATTCGGTTGGAATTACGTTGAATAGCTGGTATATGCCAAAGCCCATGAGAGCAATGATCACAAAAGCCGACCATCGTACCTTCATGAATTTCTCAAGGGCTACATTATATTTCTCATTCAGCCACACAAAGAACGGCTCTGTCAGATTGTAGAAGGCATTTTGTTTTTCCCTTCTTTTCAACAGTTTGGAACTCAGCATGGGGGTCATGGTCAAGGCCACAAAGGAGGAGATGATCACTGCACCAGCTACCACAATACCAAATTCCCTAAATAACCTACCGGTTGTGCCGGTGAGGAATATTACGGGAAGGAAAACCGCTGCCAGAGCAACCGTAGTGGCGATTACCGCAAAGAAAATTTCTTCTGCCCCTTTTTCTGCAGCTTTATCAGGGTTTTCTCCTTTTTCTATCCTCGTATAGATGTTTTCCAATACCACAATGGCATCATCCACCACCAGACCAATAGAGAGTACGATTCCGAGCAAGGTGAGTACGTTGATGGAGAAATCCATAAGGTACATCACAAAGAAAACCCCAATCAAGGAAATTGGAATGGTCAATACCGGAATAAAGGTAGTCCTCCAATCCCTCAAAAAGAGGAAAATAATGCTCACTACCAGGATAAATGCAATGAAGATGGTTTCTTGTACTTCCTTGATGGAGTTACGGATAAATTTGGTGGCATCGAATCCAATATCCAGTTTGATGTCTTCAGGAAGGTCTTTTTTGATGATTTCGAGCCTCCTGTAGAATTCATCGACAATTTCAATGTTATTGGAGCCGGGAAGGGGGACCAATACCACGCCCACCATAGGGATGCCGTCCCTTTTCAACACCGTTCTCTCGTTAAGGGCAGCCAATTCGGCACGTCCTATATCCTGGAATCTTACAATATTGTTCTGATCTTCTTTAATGATCAGCTGGTTAAATTCCTGTGGAGTGCTCAGGCGGCTTTTGGTCCTAACGGAAAGCTCAATGGCAGAACCCTCAATCCTTCCAGATGGAAGTTCTACGTTTTCACTTTGAACCTTATTAAGTACATCAAGTGGGGTGATGCCATAGGAAGCCATTTTCAAAGGATCCATTCTCAAACGGATGGCATATCGCTTTTCTCCCCAAATCTGAACCGTACTTACTCCAGGGATGGTCTGTAACCGCTCTTTGAAAATATTGTTGGCGAGGTCGGAGATTTCAAGGAGATTTCTCCTGTCACTTTGAACATTCAAAAATAGAATGGGCTGGGAGTCGGAATCCGCTTTGGATACAACGGGAGGTTCTGTGTCAGGAGGAAGGTTCCTTTGGGCACCGGAGACCTTGTCCCTCACGTCATTGGCTGCGGCTTCGAGATCGGCGCCTACATCAAACTCCACGGTGATATTACTA
This Cecembia calidifontis DNA region includes the following protein-coding sequences:
- a CDS encoding TolC family protein, encoding MKRIFCMLALVLLGQPFVFAQEEDKIDLEKAILMGLDRNFGVKIAANNQIIAEREVKITTGSFLMPVIDANFVRAFSDEDVTQQFVNSPEPNRINDAKTNNENYSLVGVFGLRPEAIYTMKVVGKLAELSELQAKVTVENTVAAIASAYYRLVLELQRQKVLETTLELSQSRLDIAKARYELGGAGKRDFLTAQVDYNADRSLLVNQELAIKNAQINLNELLALPPDTKLTVRDTIVVENNLILNDLLENAYLHNKDFLIAQRNENVAFLSLKEIQASRLPSVNLNAAYNNNTLKSDAGFLLFNQREGFNYGFTASFNVFNGFALNRRIQNAKIQKINAEYAVQQFEIQLASDIQRAYNTYNTNMQLLDIEFANYKVAMESADIALERFRLGIADYLQFRDAQVNLLTAENRLITALFNIKEMEIELMRLSGRIFYQGAENRFSLVLK
- a CDS encoding efflux RND transporter permease subunit, translating into MASLSTISIRRPVLAIVMSLTIVLFGSIGISLLGVREFPSVDPPIINVRTTYVGANADVIEAQITEPLEEAINGIAGIKSLTSVSNDGTSNITVEFDVGADLEAAANDVRDKVSGAQRNLPPDTEPPVVSKADSDSQPILFLNVQSDRRNLLEISDLANNIFKERLQTIPGVSTVQIWGEKRYAIRLRMDPLKMASYGITPLDVLNKVQSENVELPSGRIEGSAIELSVRTKSRLSTPQEFNQLIIKEDQNNIVRFQDIGRAELAALNERTVLKRDGIPMVGVVLVPLPGSNNIEIVDEFYRRLEIIKKDLPEDIKLDIGFDATKFIRNSIKEVQETIFIAFILVVSIIFLFLRDWRTTFIPVLTIPISLIGVFFVMYLMDFSINVLTLLGIVLSIGLVVDDAIVVLENIYTRIEKGENPDKAAEKGAEEIFFAVIATTVALAAVFLPVIFLTGTTGRLFREFGIVVAGAVIISSFVALTMTPMLSSKLLKRREKQNAFYNLTEPFFVWLNEKYNVALEKFMKVRWSAFVIIALMGFGIYQLFNVIPTELSPIEDRGEMRVNLTGPEGATFSYMDNVLDEMLWDFMEKIPPEEREGIITVTSPGFGTASTNSGFLRLILKDASERERSQQQIFDQVQGMLRNYTSVRAFATQPPSIGDRRGGLPVQYVIQAPTLDKLKEVIPPFLEKANQSPVFSFADVNLKFTKPEIEVEIDREKARNVGVSVQEIARTLQLSYSGQRFAYFIMNGKQYQVVGEMQLADRNEPVNLRMLYVRADNGQLIQLDNLVTIKEKSTPPQLYRFNRFVSATISAGLAPGYTLGTGLDEMDRIAEEVLDDTYSTDLAGLSKEFRDSSNSLIFAFLFALILIYLVLSAQFESFKDPLTIMFTVPLALFGALLSLWAFDFTLNIFSQIGIIMLIGLVTKNGILIVEFANQRKAQGMSVDEAILGAAQARFRPILMTSLSTILGILPIALALGAGAESRVPMGVAVVGGLAFSTILTLFVIPAVYTYLTSKKGRLARV
- a CDS encoding SAM-dependent methyltransferase: MKKGKLFLIPTVLAEDTAEKVINQEVRDVVRNVRYYLVENIRTARRYISSLKLGINIEELHFEVLDKKTKETDLSRMMQPLFEGNDIGVMSEAGCPGIADPGSAAVAFAHQKAIEVVPLSGPSSMFLALMGSGFNGQSFAFHGYLPIDKKERIQAIKNLEAESLRQKRTQIFMETPFRNNQLLEDLLQHLHPNTLLCIAKNLTGKDAFIQTKRVMEWKKIPIDLHKVPVVFVLSVG
- a CDS encoding transporter substrate-binding domain-containing protein; its protein translation is MKKALVGVLVFFVISLFGFQCTFIDKKETQENYWENPVEIDLDEIVKRGYLRAIVDNSSTSYYIYRGRRMGYEFELLKNLANELGVRLHLIIKTDIQEAFYLLNKGKADIIAMNLEITEPRMKLAKFSEPLGQMGTVLVQRKDKNPVKDFWELQDRVIHIRKDAVYKAQLDNIQEAFGINFSIQEGKGDNESFIQKVIKKEIDFTVVDRVEAMVSSTYYDNLDISLEISPKSDVAWAVRKNAPQLEEAINAWIAKKNQSGYINTLYAKYFQDSKNSYFRNNSPFSSVAGNTISPYDNIIKKGAEALGWDWRLLASLVYKESGFDTTATSYAGAVGLLQLMPVTLERFGVENPNDPLESLMGGVNYLKYLDKFWRERIPEANERIKVILASYNIGHGHVEDAWKLALKYGGNPQSWESIAKFLQLKNDPKYFRDPVVKSGYAKGHLAVNYVDDIMILYDSYRVLIDP